Proteins encoded by one window of Hafnia alvei:
- a CDS encoding amino acid permease, with the protein MGYIQEVPDSQEGTKLRRTLKKRHLLMMSLGGTIGTRLFIGIAEPLHSVGPLGTLLAYLIAGGIMMMTMMCLGELSCAFPHSGSFQHYALKFLPHPIWSYTIGWLYWLSWVFSLAADLTAAGLIAHQFIPHIPVYYFCLGILLLLTAVNLLSAKIFGECEYWFSAIKVFAIILFILVGLYLIFQMYSSTPWQPTLKTADGWFPHGQWSIFICMTIVVYSFQGVELVGNAAGETESPQTVLPKVIKGIGIRIILFYVLAISILALVYPYDHPILGVSPFVWVFERAGLPNAGTFMTIVILSAALSAANSAIYASSRMLWSMAKDGFAPKMFARVNTQGVPARGILFTAAIALVSLLTKYISAQTLYLYLISSTGQVGCLAWMVIAWCQYQFRMQVKAGRYSAESIKYKSPFFPWIAWISIILNAAVIIGTWCSPQGISMLIAEGGLLVAILASYRWMNRQDGESLEAGRIYRPAKK; encoded by the coding sequence ATGGGTTATATACAGGAAGTGCCTGATTCGCAAGAGGGAACGAAGCTACGACGCACGCTGAAAAAACGTCATTTATTGATGATGTCTTTAGGCGGCACCATTGGAACAAGGCTGTTTATAGGTATCGCCGAGCCGTTACATTCTGTTGGCCCACTAGGAACGCTGCTGGCGTATCTTATCGCGGGTGGGATCATGATGATGACGATGATGTGTTTAGGCGAGCTTTCTTGCGCATTTCCACATTCTGGCTCATTTCAACACTATGCTTTGAAGTTTCTCCCCCATCCGATATGGAGCTATACCATTGGTTGGCTTTATTGGCTGAGCTGGGTCTTTTCTCTTGCTGCCGATCTGACCGCGGCGGGGTTGATTGCCCATCAATTTATACCGCATATCCCTGTCTATTATTTTTGTTTAGGTATTTTATTACTATTAACGGCGGTTAACCTTTTATCCGCAAAAATATTTGGTGAGTGTGAATATTGGTTTTCTGCAATTAAAGTCTTTGCCATTATTCTATTTATTTTGGTTGGCCTTTATTTAATTTTCCAAATGTATAGCAGCACGCCGTGGCAGCCTACGCTAAAAACAGCCGATGGTTGGTTCCCTCACGGGCAGTGGAGTATTTTTATCTGCATGACCATCGTGGTGTATTCTTTTCAAGGCGTTGAACTCGTGGGGAACGCGGCGGGTGAAACCGAATCGCCACAGACAGTGTTACCCAAGGTGATTAAAGGGATTGGCATTCGTATTATTCTTTTCTATGTTCTGGCTATTTCTATTTTGGCCTTGGTTTATCCTTACGATCACCCGATACTTGGCGTAAGTCCATTTGTCTGGGTATTTGAGCGTGCGGGGTTACCTAATGCTGGCACATTCATGACTATTGTTATTCTTTCGGCTGCGCTTTCTGCCGCCAATTCGGCGATCTATGCCAGTTCACGTATGTTGTGGTCAATGGCAAAGGATGGCTTTGCGCCAAAGATGTTCGCAAGAGTGAATACGCAAGGTGTTCCGGCTCGCGGTATTTTATTTACCGCAGCGATTGCGCTAGTTTCATTGCTAACCAAATATATTTCTGCTCAAACACTCTATCTATATCTTATTTCAAGTACAGGGCAGGTCGGTTGTTTGGCATGGATGGTTATTGCATGGTGCCAATATCAGTTTCGTATGCAGGTAAAAGCGGGACGTTATTCTGCGGAGAGCATAAAATACAAATCGCCGTTCTTTCCGTGGATTGCGTGGATTTCAATCATACTGAATGCTGCGGTTATTATAGGTACGTGGTGCAGCCCGCAGGGAATAAGTATGCTGATTGCCGAAGGCGGTTTATTGGTGGCTATATTAGCGTCCTATCGCTGGATGAACAGGCAAGATGGCGAATCACTTGAAGCAGGCCGAATATATCGACCTGCCAAAAAGTAG
- the atoS gene encoding two-component system sensor histidine kinase AtoS, with product MSIFVKVKLLIGAFLLPRTLRSRMICLAVFMVFLPILVISYLVEEQGKDALLNEKKNKLLSITHLLDQSLGDDFSRFSHLLRKDRITALNNTLTERTEVITRDFPRVGAGFYNKELDAIITYAPKKLYGNKVGVSIDESHPGRIAMETGITQIKLGTQVRGDILNVMLPIRRDGKVIGYIWANESSNDINKQTWAMDASIISVSIAGLMSSLLLIISFSRRLSRDVDMIKQRLSKLPFDLNTKLPPLAGEMEGIADKINHLSYALKEAKTLNELIIESAADGMISIDIHGRIIMCNPAASTITGYSFNELFNKSYADIFEKEGFHSPLLDTLKRGVEHIGIEVSYPAKDHILQIKASSSQLRNADEEIIGALVTFTDLTEQKEMQRHMAQAERLATLGELMASVAHEVRNPLTAISGFVQYLKESERDLQRIEYIDIILHEVRSINNVIQQLLNLSHVHPQIFHKSSINKIIRDSLILVQTNGLTSRVDFNIHLDDRVPDIDVDASGLKQVFLNLLINAVQAIKARGEITISTVQSAIDKIEIKIEDNGVGMNDDIKKKIFMPFFTTKPLGTGLGLSIVQRIINEHGGHIVIESCMNYGTKVIITLPMIRNNHDEL from the coding sequence ATGAGTATATTTGTTAAAGTAAAATTATTGATTGGTGCTTTTTTACTTCCAAGAACGCTACGTTCTAGGATGATCTGTTTAGCTGTATTTATGGTTTTTTTGCCAATCTTGGTTATATCCTATCTTGTTGAGGAGCAAGGAAAGGATGCCTTACTAAATGAGAAGAAAAACAAGTTACTATCTATAACCCATTTACTTGATCAATCTTTAGGAGATGATTTTTCGCGGTTTTCTCATTTATTACGAAAAGATAGAATTACAGCATTAAATAATACACTTACTGAAAGAACAGAGGTTATAACTCGTGATTTTCCTCGTGTCGGTGCGGGATTTTACAATAAAGAACTTGATGCGATTATTACCTATGCCCCGAAAAAATTATATGGAAATAAAGTTGGAGTATCGATTGATGAAAGTCATCCAGGGCGAATTGCGATGGAAACCGGTATTACCCAGATAAAATTAGGTACGCAGGTTCGAGGGGATATTTTAAATGTAATGTTGCCCATTCGGCGAGATGGGAAAGTCATTGGTTATATATGGGCAAACGAATCCTCTAATGATATTAATAAACAGACATGGGCAATGGATGCGAGCATTATCAGCGTTAGTATCGCTGGTTTAATGAGTAGTTTATTATTAATTATTTCGTTTTCTCGTCGACTATCGCGCGATGTAGATATGATTAAACAACGGTTAAGCAAACTACCGTTCGATCTCAATACTAAGCTTCCTCCCCTTGCCGGTGAAATGGAGGGGATTGCCGATAAGATCAATCATCTATCTTATGCCTTGAAAGAAGCTAAAACGTTGAATGAGTTGATTATTGAAAGCGCCGCTGACGGAATGATAAGTATTGATATTCATGGGCGAATTATTATGTGTAATCCTGCCGCATCAACGATCACTGGATATTCTTTTAATGAGTTATTTAATAAAAGTTACGCTGATATTTTTGAAAAAGAGGGCTTCCACAGCCCTTTACTGGATACATTAAAACGTGGTGTTGAACATATTGGTATAGAAGTTAGCTATCCCGCTAAGGATCATATATTACAAATCAAGGCCAGTAGCAGTCAGTTGCGCAATGCTGACGAAGAAATTATTGGTGCCTTGGTTACTTTTACCGATCTCACCGAGCAAAAAGAGATGCAACGCCATATGGCTCAAGCAGAGAGACTTGCAACGTTAGGTGAGCTCATGGCCAGCGTGGCGCATGAAGTGCGTAATCCATTAACAGCAATCAGTGGTTTTGTGCAATATTTAAAAGAGAGCGAACGAGATCTGCAGCGCATTGAATATATAGATATTATTTTGCATGAAGTACGTTCGATAAATAACGTTATCCAGCAGCTGTTGAATCTCTCACATGTGCACCCTCAAATATTTCATAAATCTTCAATTAATAAAATAATACGCGATAGCTTAATCCTCGTTCAAACTAATGGATTAACCAGTAGAGTTGATTTTAATATTCATCTTGATGATAGGGTTCCTGATATAGATGTGGATGCTAGCGGTTTAAAACAGGTTTTCCTGAATTTACTGATTAACGCAGTTCAAGCAATTAAAGCTAGAGGTGAAATAACGATTTCAACAGTTCAATCTGCGATAGATAAGATAGAAATAAAAATAGAAGATAATGGTGTTGGAATGAATGATGACATTAAGAAAAAGATCTTCATGCCTTTTTTTACCACAAAACCGCTTGGCACTGGCCTTGGACTATCGATTGTACAACGGATTATCAATGAGCACGGCGGTCATATTGTGATTGAAAGCTGTATGAATTATGGCACTAAAGTGATTATTACATTACCCATGATAAGAAACAACCATGATGAATTATAA
- a CDS encoding alanine/ornithine racemase family PLP-dependent enzyme, translating into MYMPTLEINLKKLTDNARIEKALLAAHGIEVMAVNKVFDGCIETAQAVIDGGINVIAESRTYNLKKIRATGCTTCLLRSPCLSEIEDVVRYADISLNSEPAVMQALSDEAQRQGKTHQVLLMIDMGDLREGIWFAHYEQILSTVKLIEELPGLALYGLGTNFNCYGTVLPTVKNGEDFLAIAARIEADTYTKIKHLSAGNCTSYHLLDKGIWPVGLNHLRIGGLHEFGIEYVDMKYLDAFHHSQKDVGKACSDMYLLHAEIIELNSKPTVPVGELGVDAFLQPKSFTDHGTRKRALLAFGRQDVPAENCVPQDETITVLGQTSDHTLVDIEDSQQQLKVGDIISFELDYTGLLMACQTRGVQRHFKY; encoded by the coding sequence ATGTATATGCCAACGCTTGAAATTAATTTAAAAAAACTGACTGACAATGCCCGCATCGAGAAAGCGCTTTTAGCCGCACATGGCATAGAAGTGATGGCGGTGAATAAAGTCTTTGATGGCTGCATTGAAACGGCTCAGGCCGTGATAGACGGCGGGATTAACGTGATTGCAGAATCACGTACTTATAACTTAAAAAAAATCCGAGCCACGGGCTGTACGACCTGCCTATTACGCAGCCCTTGCCTGAGTGAAATTGAAGACGTAGTGCGTTACGCAGATATCAGCCTGAACAGTGAGCCTGCCGTGATGCAGGCGCTGTCAGATGAAGCTCAGCGTCAGGGAAAAACGCATCAAGTCCTGTTAATGATTGATATGGGCGATTTACGGGAGGGAATTTGGTTTGCGCATTATGAGCAAATCTTATCAACCGTAAAGCTGATTGAAGAACTGCCTGGACTGGCATTATACGGGCTAGGGACTAATTTCAACTGCTATGGCACAGTGCTGCCAACGGTAAAAAACGGGGAGGATTTTCTCGCCATTGCCGCGCGTATTGAAGCCGATACCTACACGAAAATTAAGCATCTCTCGGCTGGGAACTGCACCAGTTATCACCTATTAGATAAAGGTATTTGGCCGGTAGGATTAAATCATCTGCGGATTGGTGGATTACACGAGTTTGGCATTGAATATGTCGATATGAAATATTTGGACGCTTTCCACCATTCGCAAAAAGATGTCGGTAAAGCCTGTTCAGACATGTATTTGCTGCACGCAGAAATTATTGAGCTGAATAGTAAACCAACGGTTCCGGTGGGCGAGTTAGGGGTGGATGCTTTCCTACAGCCGAAGTCATTTACCGATCACGGTACGCGTAAGCGCGCATTGCTGGCGTTTGGCCGACAAGATGTACCCGCGGAAAACTGTGTGCCTCAAGATGAAACCATCACGGTGTTAGGCCAAACTAGCGATCATACGCTGGTTGATATTGAAGACAGCCAACAACAGCTAAAAGTCGGGGATATCATTAGCTTTGAGCTGGATTACACCGGTTTACTGATGGCCTGCCAGACACGTGGCGTACAAAGACATTTCAAATATTGA
- a CDS encoding APC family permease: protein MSNSNSSLLGIKDIVFMNVIAILSLRQIPNVAPYGASAMLLWVIAAFCLFFPLAMVCGELSTGWPKDGGIFVWIKEAFGKRIAWIVVVCFLFSCVLFFPLMLQFGFTALGYMFSDSLAESKVFIGVGSMVIFWLLTLLNIRGMQWTKIINSVSAWCGVFIPSAILILLAVVWLCTGHKMQTDYATAANWIPDLRHWDTVVFLSSMMFAFAGLEVAPMIAGRTRNPQRDFPRAMAVSAGVIVGIYMVGTWALNTLLPAGNTDIVAGVMQAMRSAADTLHMPWLLPVMAICMFFGALGQINSWLVGPIYMLQEASREDNLLGERIGKLHPKYQTPAFALTMQALIVTVLCFSTFVSPSVAAAYWMLTALTTITYFIPYLVMFPAFYRLRMTQPDTPRSFRIPGRILPILLPALGFISIAFAVCLLFIPPSQIDMGGYFQYAGKIIGGALLAVVVAEVIYHRAQRRNAKLFAGEVK from the coding sequence ATGAGTAATAGCAACTCAAGTCTGCTTGGAATCAAAGACATCGTCTTTATGAACGTCATTGCGATTCTGAGTTTACGACAAATACCCAACGTGGCGCCCTATGGGGCATCGGCTATGCTGCTGTGGGTAATCGCGGCTTTCTGCCTGTTTTTCCCATTAGCCATGGTATGCGGTGAGCTTTCTACCGGGTGGCCAAAAGACGGCGGTATTTTTGTTTGGATTAAAGAAGCATTTGGTAAACGTATCGCGTGGATTGTGGTGGTCTGCTTCCTGTTTTCTTGCGTCCTTTTTTTCCCGCTGATGCTGCAATTCGGTTTTACTGCGCTGGGCTATATGTTTAGCGACAGTCTAGCCGAAAGTAAGGTCTTTATCGGCGTGGGCTCGATGGTGATATTTTGGCTGCTGACGCTGCTTAATATTCGCGGCATGCAGTGGACTAAAATTATTAATAGCGTAAGCGCATGGTGCGGCGTCTTTATTCCTTCTGCCATTTTGATTCTATTAGCCGTTGTTTGGCTATGTACCGGACACAAAATGCAAACCGATTATGCCACGGCGGCTAATTGGATCCCTGATTTAAGGCATTGGGATACCGTGGTGTTCTTATCTAGCATGATGTTTGCCTTTGCTGGATTAGAAGTTGCCCCAATGATTGCAGGCCGTACACGTAATCCTCAGCGTGATTTCCCACGAGCCATGGCGGTTTCCGCTGGCGTCATTGTCGGTATTTATATGGTGGGAACGTGGGCGCTGAATACGCTTTTACCTGCGGGGAATACTGATATCGTAGCGGGCGTTATGCAGGCGATGCGCTCGGCGGCTGATACCTTGCATATGCCTTGGTTATTACCTGTGATGGCTATCTGCATGTTTTTCGGGGCGCTGGGGCAAATTAACTCTTGGCTGGTTGGCCCTATTTATATGCTGCAAGAAGCTTCGCGCGAAGATAATTTGCTTGGGGAACGCATTGGCAAGCTGCATCCCAAATATCAAACACCTGCTTTTGCACTAACAATGCAGGCGCTAATTGTTACCGTTTTATGCTTTTCAACCTTTGTGTCACCTAGCGTTGCCGCTGCGTACTGGATGCTGACCGCGCTAACTACTATCACCTATTTTATTCCTTATCTGGTGATGTTCCCTGCATTTTATCGTCTGCGCATGACTCAACCGGATACGCCTCGTAGCTTTAGAATTCCCGGCCGCATTTTACCGATTCTATTACCTGCTCTCGGCTTTATTTCAATCGCTTTTGCCGTATGCCTGCTGTTTATTCCACCTTCGCAGATCGATATGGGGGGATATTTCCAATATGCCGGAAAAATTATCGGTGGGGCACTATTAGCCGTCGTTGTGGCAGAAGTGATTTATCACCGTGCTCAACGCAGAAATGCAAAATTGTTTGCTGGTGAGGTGAAGTAA
- the atoD gene encoding acetate CoA-transferase subunit alpha produces the protein MKNKKIPLTDVIPYFRDGMTIMFGGFMGVGTPPLLIEALLESGAKDLTIIGNDTAFVDTGVGPLISRGRVKKVIASHIGTNPETGRRMIAGEMQVELVPQGTLIERIRCGGAGLGGFLTPTGVGTVVEEGKQKIVQNGIEYLLELPLRADLALIYAYTADSVGNLTYQLTARNFNPIIALAADLVIAQTDQMVDVGCIQPDQVVTPGALIDYVVVSPEVCS, from the coding sequence ATGAAAAATAAAAAAATACCTCTCACTGATGTGATCCCTTATTTCCGTGATGGGATGACGATTATGTTTGGCGGGTTTATGGGGGTTGGGACACCGCCATTATTAATCGAAGCCTTGCTTGAATCTGGTGCCAAAGATTTAACAATTATTGGCAATGATACCGCATTTGTAGATACCGGCGTTGGCCCGCTGATTAGTCGTGGTCGAGTCAAAAAAGTGATTGCCTCTCACATCGGTACTAATCCTGAAACTGGGCGTCGGATGATCGCTGGCGAAATGCAGGTTGAGCTTGTCCCGCAGGGGACGCTGATTGAGCGTATTCGCTGTGGCGGTGCTGGGCTAGGGGGATTTTTAACCCCAACGGGCGTTGGAACCGTGGTTGAGGAAGGCAAACAAAAGATTGTCCAAAACGGTATTGAATATTTATTAGAACTTCCGCTACGTGCCGATTTGGCACTGATCTATGCCTATACCGCCGATAGTGTCGGCAATCTTACTTATCAACTCACCGCCAGAAATTTTAATCCCATTATTGCCTTAGCAGCCGATCTGGTTATTGCTCAAACGGACCAGATGGTTGATGTCGGTTGTATCCAGCCCGATCAGGTTGTCACGCCTGGCGCATTGATTGATTACGTTGTGGTTTCACCGGAGGTTTGCTCATGA
- a CDS encoding GNAT family N-acetyltransferase yields the protein MTTETPLRLQVRRITANDNAAIAQVIREVSAECGLTADKGYTVSDPNLDHLFDVYSQPRCAYWVVELDGQVVGGGGIAPLEGADVSLCELQKMYFLPVLRGKGLAKQLAIQAMDFARENDFSQCYLETTASLTAAIALYEKLGFSHITEALGSTRHVDCEVRMLREL from the coding sequence ATGACAACAGAAACGCCTTTACGCCTTCAGGTGCGCCGAATCACGGCAAACGACAACGCCGCCATTGCGCAGGTTATTCGTGAAGTTTCAGCTGAATGCGGCCTCACCGCCGACAAAGGCTATACCGTATCTGATCCAAACCTCGATCATCTCTTCGACGTTTATAGCCAGCCACGCTGCGCTTATTGGGTGGTTGAGCTTGATGGGCAAGTGGTTGGCGGCGGCGGCATTGCCCCGCTTGAAGGCGCAGACGTCAGCCTGTGTGAGCTACAAAAGATGTATTTTCTTCCGGTATTGCGCGGAAAAGGCTTAGCCAAACAATTGGCTATCCAAGCGATGGATTTTGCCCGTGAGAACGATTTTAGCCAATGCTATCTAGAAACCACGGCCTCTCTCACCGCGGCTATTGCGCTCTATGAGAAGCTTGGGTTTAGCCATATTACCGAAGCACTCGGCAGCACACGCCATGTGGACTGCGAAGTCAGAATGCTGAGAGAGCTGTAA
- the lysA gene encoding diaminopimelate decarboxylase yields the protein MSDNIVKNYNQLRQNVIEHDRRFTSNNGKLCFEGLDVEALAKKYGTPFYVFSEPEIVRNIKEIEQAFSAHAKTKTFFASKTCSVMGVLKAIKDAGICAEANSLYEVRKCLEIGFSGSQIVFNGVVKKPEDLEYAIDNELYLINVDSLYELDHIDEISRRLKKTANVCVRVEPNVPSATHAELVTAFHAKSGLDLEQAEETCRRILQMPYVKLRGLHMHVGDQVPESEPFAKATKVLVDESRRLEEVLGIKFDLINVGGGIPVPYKYDEENGDPLKDNMYAGITAQDFADAVIHEVHKWRTDVEICIEPGRKVTGSAAVLLTDVSCEKRKTNYDLDGNVECHVEWKFVDAGYSVLSDSQHFDWFFYVYNASRITEQHDQYIKLAGPLCDGGDYFHMGVKGEEFLLPHDTQIGDVVVFLDAGAYTIESQTVYNNRPRTAVVMIDNQGKDRLIRREDTYEDMVKYDIF from the coding sequence ATGTCAGATAACATCGTTAAGAACTACAACCAACTGCGTCAAAATGTTATTGAGCACGATCGTCGTTTCACCAGCAACAATGGAAAACTATGCTTTGAAGGTTTAGATGTCGAAGCACTGGCAAAAAAATACGGTACCCCGTTTTATGTGTTTTCTGAGCCTGAGATTGTGCGCAATATCAAAGAAATCGAGCAGGCTTTTTCCGCACATGCCAAAACTAAAACGTTCTTTGCCTCAAAAACCTGTTCGGTGATGGGGGTGTTAAAAGCCATCAAAGATGCGGGCATTTGTGCGGAAGCTAACTCACTTTATGAAGTGCGTAAGTGTTTGGAAATTGGTTTTTCTGGGAGCCAAATCGTATTTAACGGCGTGGTGAAAAAACCAGAAGATCTCGAATATGCGATTGATAATGAACTCTATCTGATTAACGTCGATAGCCTATATGAACTTGATCATATTGATGAAATTTCTCGTCGCCTGAAAAAAACCGCCAACGTTTGTGTGCGCGTTGAGCCAAACGTTCCTTCCGCAACGCACGCTGAGCTTGTGACCGCGTTTCATGCTAAATCAGGACTGGATCTCGAACAGGCCGAGGAAACCTGCCGCCGTATTTTACAAATGCCTTATGTGAAGCTGCGTGGTCTGCATATGCATGTGGGCGATCAGGTGCCAGAGTCTGAGCCATTTGCTAAAGCGACCAAGGTTTTGGTGGATGAATCGCGTCGTTTAGAAGAGGTTTTGGGGATCAAATTTGATTTGATCAACGTGGGGGGCGGTATTCCAGTGCCTTACAAATACGACGAAGAGAATGGCGATCCGTTAAAAGACAATATGTATGCAGGGATCACGGCTCAGGACTTTGCTGATGCGGTGATTCATGAAGTGCATAAATGGCGTACCGACGTTGAGATTTGTATTGAGCCAGGGCGCAAAGTCACGGGTTCTGCCGCTGTTCTGTTAACCGATGTTTCCTGTGAAAAACGTAAAACCAACTATGACCTAGACGGTAACGTTGAATGCCACGTTGAATGGAAGTTTGTCGATGCAGGCTACAGCGTATTGTCTGATAGCCAGCATTTCGACTGGTTCTTCTATGTCTATAACGCCTCTCGGATCACCGAGCAACACGATCAATATATCAAGCTGGCAGGCCCGCTGTGTGACGGTGGCGATTACTTCCATATGGGCGTCAAAGGCGAAGAGTTTTTACTGCCACACGATACTCAGATTGGCGATGTTGTGGTGTTCCTTGATGCGGGTGCTTACACCATTGAGAGCCAGACGGTTTATAACAACCGCCCACGTACTGCGGTCGTGATGATCGACAATCAGGGTAAAGATCGTCTGATCCGCCGTGAAGATACCTACGAAGATATGGTCAAGTACGACATTTTCTAA
- the atoC gene encoding acetoacetate metabolism transcriptional regulator AtoC: MMNYKILIADDEKNVLKMLTTVFSHAGNQIACADNGKDALRLFKQDKPDIVLMDIRMPEMSGIESLQLMRKFDADTPIILMTAYAAVETAVEALRLGAFDYVIKPFELDELKLLMSRAIQLREMKQEINILHRELSQSYHCDCILTNNSKMMELCRAIAKVAQSHANVLISGESGTGKELIAKAIHYNSPRAKQPFIKVNCGALPESLLESELFGHEKGAFTGAQMQRQGLFERAHQGTLLLDEIGEMPLNLQVKLLRILQEQEFERVGGSQTIKTNVRIVAATNRDLNDMIAQGEFRRDLYYRLNVMHLYSLPLRERPEDILLLARYFLQKFSVENNKDIIGFDVAAIRMLESHSWLGNVRELANVVEHAVIMSTGYMIFVDDLPVGFQREITQNITVMEREPKVKERLDTPIKLKESLKQYEKEVIERTLTIYQGNRIDTAKALGISRRALMYKLQEYSIN; this comes from the coding sequence ATGATGAATTATAAAATACTGATTGCTGATGACGAAAAAAATGTTCTTAAGATGCTGACGACTGTATTTTCTCATGCAGGAAATCAAATAGCCTGTGCTGATAATGGCAAAGATGCATTGCGGCTGTTTAAACAGGATAAGCCTGATATTGTTTTAATGGATATACGAATGCCAGAAATGAGTGGCATTGAATCGCTACAGTTGATGCGTAAATTTGATGCGGATACGCCGATTATTCTAATGACCGCTTATGCAGCGGTTGAAACCGCAGTTGAAGCTCTTAGATTGGGCGCGTTTGACTATGTGATCAAGCCGTTTGAGCTGGATGAGTTAAAGCTTCTCATGAGTCGTGCAATACAACTGCGAGAGATGAAGCAAGAAATTAATATTTTACATCGTGAGCTTTCTCAGAGTTATCACTGTGACTGTATCTTGACCAATAATTCTAAAATGATGGAGTTGTGTCGCGCGATTGCGAAAGTTGCCCAAAGTCACGCCAACGTGCTGATCTCGGGAGAAAGCGGTACTGGCAAAGAGCTTATTGCTAAGGCGATTCATTATAATAGCCCGCGCGCCAAACAACCGTTTATTAAGGTCAACTGTGGTGCATTGCCTGAGTCGTTGTTAGAGAGCGAATTATTTGGTCATGAGAAAGGGGCGTTTACCGGTGCGCAGATGCAGCGACAGGGATTATTTGAGCGCGCTCATCAGGGAACACTGTTGCTGGATGAAATTGGCGAGATGCCGCTTAACTTACAAGTGAAGTTGTTGCGAATATTACAAGAACAGGAGTTTGAACGTGTTGGTGGCAGCCAAACCATCAAAACGAATGTGCGTATTGTGGCTGCAACTAACCGTGATTTGAATGACATGATCGCCCAAGGTGAGTTCAGGCGCGATCTTTATTACCGTCTTAATGTGATGCACTTATATTCGCTGCCTCTACGTGAAAGGCCTGAGGATATTTTATTACTGGCTCGCTATTTTCTGCAAAAATTTAGCGTAGAAAATAATAAAGACATTATTGGCTTTGATGTAGCTGCTATTCGTATGCTGGAAAGTCATTCATGGTTAGGTAATGTGCGTGAACTTGCTAATGTCGTTGAGCATGCAGTTATTATGAGTACGGGTTATATGATTTTTGTTGATGATCTGCCAGTAGGGTTTCAGCGAGAAATTACTCAAAATATTACAGTGATGGAAAGAGAGCCTAAAGTAAAAGAACGGCTTGATACACCAATAAAATTAAAAGAAAGCTTAAAACAGTATGAGAAAGAGGTAATTGAACGAACTTTAACAATATATCAAGGTAATCGAATTGACACAGCTAAAGCATTGGGGATCAGTCGTCGCGCTTTAATGTATAAACTTCAGGAATATAGTATTAATTGA